A single window of Flavobacterium sp. 140616W15 DNA harbors:
- a CDS encoding TerY-C metal binding domain-containing protein, with amino-acid sequence MRRLPIYFLIDISESMVGEPIQQVEEGLATIIQALKTDPHALETVFVSIIVFAGQPKTLVPLQEIVSFYPPKFPIGSGTSLSKGLGHLMHELRTNIVKTTYEMKGDWKPIVFLFTDGVPTDDSKAAINEWKLNWQKTANLIAISFGNETDTNLLGELTENVLHFKNTNVQSYKEFFKWVTDSIKTSSISVESNSTGFELAKLDGETLSKIDLTKSEPNRQYVDDNFVVLNGKCQNTKRPYLMKYRKTIAPSIYAGIELSSKNYKLVGAYQVDNSYFELADTTNFSNKVNTDELIGGPTCPCCGNQIAFAVCVCSKIHCIGDEDISTCPWCNNQGTYGASGEGGFDVNRTQG; translated from the coding sequence ATGAGAAGATTACCTATATATTTTTTAATTGATATATCCGAATCAATGGTAGGAGAACCTATTCAACAAGTTGAAGAGGGGTTAGCTACAATCATTCAAGCTTTAAAAACGGACCCTCATGCTCTAGAAACTGTATTTGTTTCTATCATCGTTTTTGCTGGGCAACCTAAAACATTGGTCCCTTTACAAGAAATAGTTAGTTTTTACCCTCCTAAATTCCCAATTGGTAGCGGAACCTCATTAAGCAAAGGATTGGGGCATTTAATGCATGAATTGAGAACAAATATCGTTAAGACTACTTATGAAATGAAAGGCGATTGGAAACCAATTGTATTTTTATTTACAGATGGAGTTCCTACAGATGATAGTAAAGCGGCGATTAATGAATGGAAACTTAATTGGCAAAAAACAGCTAATCTAATTGCAATTTCTTTTGGAAACGAAACAGACACAAACCTTTTAGGTGAATTAACCGAAAACGTTTTACATTTTAAAAACACAAATGTTCAATCCTATAAAGAATTCTTTAAATGGGTTACAGATTCTATAAAGACAAGTAGTATAAGTGTCGAAAGCAACTCGACAGGATTCGAATTAGCAAAATTAGATGGAGAAACACTTTCAAAAATAGATTTAACAAAATCAGAACCAAATCGTCAGTATGTAGATGATAATTTTGTGGTGTTAAACGGAAAATGTCAAAATACCAAAAGACCTTATTTGATGAAATACCGCAAAACAATTGCTCCGTCAATTTATGCCGGTATCGAATTATCGTCTAAAAACTATAAGCTGGTCGGAGCATATCAAGTTGACAATTCTTATTTTGAACTAGCAGACACCACTAATTTTAGCAATAAAGTAAATACCGATGAACTCATAGGAGGTCCAACATGTCCTTGTTGTGGCAATCAGATAGCGTTTGCCGTTTGTGTTTGTAGCAAAATACATTGTATTGGTGACGAGGACATAAGTACTTGTCCGTGGTGTAACAATCAAGGAACTTATGGCGCTAGTGGCGAAGGTGGTTTTGATGTAAACAGAACGCAAGGATAA